In Rathayibacter sp. VKM Ac-2759, a genomic segment contains:
- a CDS encoding DUF726 domain-containing protein, whose amino-acid sequence MPGSLHVHVVDGTRLRVDVVSDQGATLSLVGEFTDLEPAVERGGVLETNPALRSNMWAYAKTWFAARTTSNADALSLSDPEEQKAALKQAEIDRRTAQKQADAFAKTAQWIADVADDVSLLDVEHGWCSSCFFNTEHRKSNRPAGQLPVYVCQGCGSPTLPCVAVGCSNMAVRERGALRVPQFCAEHRRDIPGFEKAQGSFGELHDYEEYLKYEKPDLDATARIALGGAAVLTVAAPVALLAAPAIGGALGSLGVFGGLTGAAASSHGLALLGGGTLAAGGLGMAGGTAVVTAVGAAVGGALGASVSNAYLREDKSFRIELLRPGRGGVPVVVANGFLTEGEGEKWGGWKEIVDGRYPDSPVYRVRWGSKEISDLTTLVGGAVGNAGGLFVAKAAAARATKLGAKLLGNAAGLAMIAADLAKNPWHVAKNRADKTGVIVGDLLARTDAESYVLVGHSLGARLMVVAAEALGTKPGGPRIESAHLLGAAIGAKSNWDALTAAVDEGVYNYHSTHDNILKLLYRTAQAGETAAGLVGFTPTSSKIQNIDVSADVRTHFEYQKKVQLRHAR is encoded by the coding sequence ATGCCTGGCTCACTCCACGTCCATGTCGTCGACGGAACTCGCCTGAGGGTTGATGTCGTTTCGGATCAGGGGGCAACGCTGTCCTTGGTGGGCGAGTTCACTGATCTTGAGCCGGCTGTAGAGCGTGGCGGCGTGCTGGAGACCAATCCCGCGTTGCGGAGCAACATGTGGGCATACGCGAAGACGTGGTTCGCGGCTCGTACGACATCGAACGCCGATGCCCTCAGCCTCTCCGACCCGGAGGAGCAGAAGGCAGCCCTGAAGCAGGCTGAGATCGACCGGCGTACTGCTCAGAAGCAGGCGGATGCGTTCGCGAAGACCGCCCAGTGGATCGCAGACGTCGCAGATGACGTCTCCCTGCTCGACGTCGAGCACGGCTGGTGCTCGTCCTGTTTCTTCAACACAGAGCACCGCAAATCCAACCGGCCCGCGGGTCAGCTACCGGTGTATGTGTGCCAGGGGTGTGGGTCGCCCACGCTTCCGTGCGTCGCTGTGGGGTGCAGCAATATGGCGGTGCGGGAACGGGGGGCGCTCCGCGTCCCGCAGTTCTGCGCCGAGCATCGCCGGGACATTCCCGGCTTCGAGAAGGCGCAGGGCTCCTTCGGGGAGCTGCACGACTACGAGGAGTACCTGAAGTACGAGAAGCCCGATCTGGACGCGACGGCGAGGATCGCTTTGGGAGGTGCGGCCGTCCTGACGGTGGCCGCGCCTGTCGCTCTTCTCGCGGCCCCCGCGATCGGCGGTGCCCTCGGCTCACTCGGTGTGTTTGGTGGCCTGACCGGCGCCGCTGCCAGCTCTCATGGCCTTGCGTTGCTCGGAGGAGGAACCCTCGCGGCCGGAGGTCTTGGCATGGCCGGTGGGACGGCGGTCGTTACCGCTGTCGGGGCTGCGGTCGGAGGTGCTCTAGGCGCTTCGGTGTCCAACGCGTACCTCCGCGAGGACAAGTCTTTCCGCATCGAACTGCTGCGCCCTGGGAGAGGGGGCGTGCCCGTCGTCGTTGCCAACGGATTTCTCACCGAGGGTGAAGGAGAGAAGTGGGGTGGGTGGAAGGAGATCGTCGACGGACGGTACCCGGACTCCCCCGTCTACCGCGTCCGGTGGGGCTCGAAGGAGATCAGCGACCTCACCACCTTGGTAGGCGGGGCCGTCGGGAACGCTGGAGGTCTCTTCGTCGCTAAAGCCGCCGCCGCCCGGGCCACGAAGCTCGGCGCAAAATTGCTCGGGAACGCTGCCGGGCTGGCGATGATCGCCGCGGACCTTGCCAAGAACCCTTGGCACGTCGCGAAAAACCGAGCCGACAAGACTGGGGTCATCGTGGGAGATTTGCTGGCGAGGACTGACGCTGAGTCCTACGTGCTGGTTGGACACAGCCTCGGGGCGCGGCTGATGGTCGTCGCCGCCGAAGCGCTCGGAACCAAACCCGGCGGGCCGAGGATCGAGTCCGCTCACCTGCTCGGAGCCGCCATCGGCGCGAAGAGCAACTGGGACGCTCTGACCGCAGCTGTCGATGAAGGTGTCTACAACTATCACTCGACCCACGACAACATTTTGAAGCTCCTCTACAGGACCGCGCAGGCAGGAGAGACGGCCGCCGGACTCGTCGGCTTCACCCCTACTTCTAGCAAGATCCAGAACATCGACGTCTCGGCCGACGTGAGGACGCACTTCGAGTACCAGAAAAAGGTGCAACTCCGTCACGCTCGCTGA
- a CDS encoding recombinase family protein, with translation MSGQRVGYVRVSTLDQSTLRQLDGVALDRVFEDKASGKDVNRPQLEAMIGFVRDGDTVLVHSMDRLARNLEDLRRLVRRLTDKRVRVEFVKEQLTFTGEDSPMANLLLNMMGAFAEFERELIRERQREGIALAKQRGAYRGRARSLSPAQVNELRERATTGVPKTLLAKEYGISRETVYAYLRAAAPAPTD, from the coding sequence ATGTCGGGTCAGCGGGTTGGGTACGTGCGGGTGAGCACGCTGGATCAGAGCACCCTCCGCCAGCTCGACGGCGTGGCGCTGGATCGGGTGTTCGAGGACAAAGCCTCCGGTAAGGACGTGAACCGGCCGCAGCTCGAAGCGATGATCGGGTTCGTCCGCGACGGGGACACGGTGCTCGTGCACTCGATGGATCGGCTCGCGAGGAACCTCGAGGACCTGCGCCGGCTGGTGCGCCGGCTGACGGACAAGCGGGTCCGAGTCGAGTTTGTGAAGGAGCAGCTGACCTTCACGGGCGAGGACAGCCCGATGGCGAACCTACTGCTGAACATGATGGGCGCGTTTGCGGAATTCGAACGCGAACTCATCCGGGAACGTCAACGCGAAGGCATCGCCCTGGCCAAGCAGCGCGGCGCCTACCGCGGCCGCGCCCGCTCCCTCTCCCCCGCGCAGGTCAACGAGTTGCGCGAGCGCGCCACCACCGGCGTCCCGAAAACGCTCTTGGCAAAGGAGTACGGCATTAGTCGAGAGACCGTCTACGCATACCTCCGCGCCGCTGCGCCAGCACCCACGGACTAG
- a CDS encoding DNA methyltransferase, which produces MNEAKLLAFVDNQDLRELFITELGWNNPDQPDCKFEVEGHAYSLTQIAGYKGLRIWFCAELPARRIQRTLDELIGQNSHERLVIFADDRRQEWRWPRRAQLGGANAKLLVHRHIVGEADAHMAKQLSTIAIDFDEDISLVELLTKMRAAFDEEAQQASVKAARLMSSLYTWLVEANYNEHEATLFLARLLFVLFADDSNMWSRDIFLQFLVDDTDDAELHLRLTELFLALDTPKNMQQLPPESPLTKFPYVNGGLYAERLELRPLPAEFRRDLIAACHFDWSLISPAVFGSMFQTVKSKEARRSGGEHYTTEENILRTIEPLFLNDLRNRLIENWDSIAGLNRLQTYLGSLRFLDPACGCGNFLIVAYRELRALELDLIVRRRELDLASGTDRRYQGTFDVTGDIRVTLDHFFGIEIDEWPARIAEVAMLLMDHLANQRMAQDFGVAPDRLPISIAPKILHANALREDWKQLVGKADDVLIFGNPPYLGHKERSAAQTADMKVAWGKLYFGYLDFVTSWHAKCLVFFAGTKRAKFAFVTTNSIVQGFSVSYLFGPLFADGWRIRFAHRPFAWTSEAPDPAGVHTVIVGFDKERSTPQLFTYERPNSKPVEVTVDRISPYLIDASDVVVVPRNQPLSEDMGVVSSGSNPIDFGHLIFSDATKRVIEKDPIARKYIRKFANGDEFINGKTRWCLWLRDADPSDLTVSPILRERVNALALDRAASDRAATKRLANLSGLFGEDRQPVAQFVAFPQTFSEHRKYCTVGDMQPDTVIGMKLYSSADPDGTTLAIASSSLFADWQQLVGGRLESRLSFSINLVWNNYPLPRLSSDDRRSLVNAAQAIKEARHNLPEMSLSEMYKEGLGSEELLRAHMSLDRLTFSIFRLDPYSTLLERQRHLLSRYAQMTHR; this is translated from the coding sequence ATGAATGAGGCTAAACTTCTCGCATTCGTTGACAACCAAGACCTACGCGAACTGTTCATCACCGAGCTCGGCTGGAACAACCCCGACCAACCAGACTGTAAGTTCGAGGTAGAGGGCCACGCGTACTCACTAACGCAAATCGCGGGCTATAAGGGCCTACGTATCTGGTTCTGCGCGGAGTTGCCAGCGCGGAGAATCCAGCGCACCCTCGACGAGCTCATCGGCCAAAACAGTCATGAGCGACTGGTCATCTTCGCGGACGATCGGCGCCAGGAGTGGCGCTGGCCGCGGAGAGCACAACTGGGCGGGGCGAACGCCAAGCTGTTAGTTCACCGACACATTGTCGGTGAAGCAGACGCTCACATGGCAAAGCAGCTCAGCACCATCGCGATCGACTTCGATGAGGACATTTCCCTCGTCGAGTTACTCACAAAGATGCGCGCAGCCTTCGACGAAGAAGCCCAACAGGCTTCGGTCAAAGCCGCTCGCCTGATGTCATCTCTTTATACGTGGCTTGTTGAGGCAAATTACAATGAACATGAGGCCACGCTATTCCTAGCGCGTCTCCTGTTTGTCCTATTTGCCGACGACAGCAATATGTGGTCCCGCGATATTTTTCTACAGTTCTTAGTGGACGACACGGATGATGCCGAGCTACACTTGCGCCTTACTGAACTCTTTCTAGCGTTAGACACGCCCAAGAATATGCAGCAGCTCCCACCGGAAAGCCCATTGACAAAATTCCCCTACGTCAATGGAGGCTTGTACGCAGAACGGCTGGAACTGCGGCCATTACCGGCGGAGTTCCGGCGAGACCTAATCGCCGCCTGCCACTTCGACTGGTCGTTAATCTCGCCTGCTGTATTCGGATCAATGTTTCAAACGGTCAAGTCCAAGGAAGCACGCCGCAGCGGTGGAGAGCACTACACCACAGAAGAAAATATTCTCAGAACGATTGAGCCGCTGTTTCTCAATGATTTGCGGAACCGCCTGATCGAGAACTGGGACAGCATCGCTGGACTCAACCGTCTTCAGACTTATTTGGGGAGCCTCCGATTCCTCGATCCGGCGTGCGGTTGTGGCAACTTCCTGATCGTTGCTTACCGAGAACTCAGGGCACTAGAACTTGACCTGATTGTTCGACGCCGCGAACTCGATCTAGCTAGCGGAACCGATCGTCGGTATCAGGGTACGTTTGATGTAACTGGCGACATCCGGGTAACACTGGATCACTTTTTTGGTATCGAAATTGATGAATGGCCTGCACGAATAGCCGAAGTTGCGATGCTCTTGATGGATCATCTTGCTAACCAGAGAATGGCGCAAGATTTTGGTGTTGCTCCGGATCGTCTTCCAATTTCGATTGCGCCGAAAATTCTTCATGCAAACGCTCTTAGGGAGGACTGGAAACAACTTGTTGGAAAAGCTGACGATGTCCTGATTTTCGGGAACCCGCCGTATCTTGGGCACAAAGAGCGATCCGCGGCGCAGACGGCAGATATGAAGGTCGCCTGGGGTAAATTGTACTTCGGATATTTGGACTTTGTCACCAGTTGGCATGCAAAGTGTCTTGTGTTTTTCGCCGGCACGAAGCGTGCGAAGTTTGCTTTCGTCACGACAAATTCGATCGTGCAGGGCTTCTCCGTTAGTTACCTCTTTGGGCCGCTTTTTGCAGACGGATGGAGAATTCGATTCGCCCATCGTCCATTCGCTTGGACATCCGAGGCGCCCGACCCTGCGGGCGTCCATACGGTCATTGTTGGATTCGACAAGGAACGGAGTACGCCACAGCTGTTTACATATGAGAGGCCTAACTCAAAGCCTGTCGAAGTGACGGTAGACCGAATCAGCCCCTACCTGATTGATGCATCAGATGTGGTCGTCGTGCCGCGAAATCAGCCGCTTAGCGAGGACATGGGCGTCGTATCGTCCGGGTCAAATCCAATCGACTTTGGGCACTTGATCTTTTCCGACGCGACGAAACGAGTGATTGAAAAAGATCCCATCGCGCGGAAATATATTCGCAAATTTGCGAACGGGGATGAATTCATCAACGGCAAAACACGGTGGTGCCTTTGGTTGCGTGACGCGGATCCCTCAGATCTAACCGTTTCTCCTATTTTGCGCGAGCGAGTTAACGCTCTCGCGTTAGACCGTGCAGCAAGTGACCGTGCGGCAACCAAGCGGCTTGCTAACCTATCCGGCTTGTTCGGCGAGGACCGTCAACCTGTCGCTCAATTTGTCGCGTTCCCACAGACCTTCAGCGAGCACCGGAAATATTGCACGGTTGGAGACATGCAACCGGACACCGTCATCGGAATGAAGCTCTACTCGTCGGCCGATCCGGACGGAACGACCCTTGCCATAGCATCTAGTTCCCTTTTTGCTGATTGGCAGCAGTTAGTTGGGGGGCGCTTGGAATCTCGTCTGAGCTTCAGTATCAACCTGGTATGGAACAATTACCCACTCCCCCGGCTATCCTCCGATGATCGACGATCTCTGGTGAATGCAGCACAGGCTATCAAGGAGGCGCGCCATAACCTTCCGGAGATGTCACTATCCGAAATGTACAAAGAGGGACTTGGAAGTGAAGAGTTACTGAGGGCGCATATGAGCTTGGATCGTCTGACGTTCTCTATCTTCAGACTTGACCCTTACTCCACACTTTTGGAACGGCAACGGCACCTCTTGAGTCGTTACGCACAGATGACGCATCGATAG
- a CDS encoding helicase-related protein encodes MTRIFDNIDHRLGEQLQLTFAAFDRMDAAVGYFNLRGWKIFDQLVRDKPLIGTPVVRILIGMVATGPQEEALDELQASVDGLPRPEADPSIARERKSQLLEQLRVQLMRGLPTSADRATLGSLRTLLADGAIEIKVFTRRPLHGKTYIFHRQDVTNPITGYVGSSNLTAPGLTHNLELNVDVVDSAGAKDLADWFQARWEDKFSRPVTAEILDLLDESWATVEPRKPYEIFLKVCYDLSRDVREGLAEYSVPSEIEEKLLEYQATAVRTLARRIITRRGTMLGDVVGLGKTLTGIAVALMLRDEHGYMPLIICPRNLVSMWEQHLEAYDLHGRVVPYSMAHTVLPDLRRYAFVIVDESHTLRNDSRQDYRAIQDYIQRNDSRVLLLTATPYNLRFTDVANQLALYLDEDEDLGISPTNALRLDPKLYDKVDGKITTLAAFRRSDDPDDWKRLMGEHLVRRTRSFIKNNYSLEAEDGSKYLEFSDGTRFTFPTRHARPIEHSFGVDDPASIMADDHTLDTLKNLVLPRYDMGTFLANDVTLNDHEKEYVENLTRSRGNVAGFVRTTFYKRLSSCGHSFILSLRRHIARNELFAYAMDQGLSIPTGTIVDNNLLDDNDPTESELDTAEHLGDDPSRRYEALTAANPGGVSWVRPELFTPALTDALVADTEALRGLLASYGTWSPTVDSKLAALIKLVGETHPSEKILVFTEYKDTANYIASALHAEGVLAVGVASGDSDDPTGLARRFSPASNALPNMDIDSGGGELRVLVSTDVLSEGQNLQDAHIVVNYDLPWAIIRLIQRAGRVDRVGQKSDHVLIYSFFHESVDAVLSLRQRIADRLTANAEAFGSDEQFFGSNDEVKAITDLYNGTVEDTDSAEDVDASSLAYQYWRNAEALDAELTARVAALPDLVDATRAKRATDTQDGLLCYVRTEAGTDGFGWISPGEAPRLFTGLEALRAFEATSDEPGLEHRPDHEDLLAELVKGPLATPSAAAGRLRGVRRMLWRRLGETILSYDADTDAALDALFQHALTSEADRRLRRALRNGTSDEDLASRVAALHRDGRLVIESRGGNDPVRIVSSMGVRS; translated from the coding sequence ATGACTCGAATCTTCGACAACATCGATCACCGACTTGGCGAGCAGCTGCAGCTCACCTTCGCCGCTTTCGATCGCATGGATGCCGCAGTCGGGTACTTCAACCTTCGCGGCTGGAAGATTTTCGACCAGCTGGTGCGCGATAAACCTCTCATCGGCACTCCGGTCGTCCGGATACTCATCGGTATGGTCGCTACTGGACCTCAGGAGGAAGCGCTCGACGAGCTTCAGGCCTCAGTCGACGGCTTGCCTCGCCCCGAAGCCGATCCGTCGATCGCTCGTGAGCGGAAGAGCCAGCTGCTCGAACAGCTGCGAGTGCAGCTCATGCGCGGGTTGCCGACGTCAGCAGACAGGGCCACCCTCGGATCGTTGCGCACACTTCTGGCCGACGGCGCGATCGAGATTAAGGTGTTCACGCGCCGACCGCTCCACGGAAAGACCTACATTTTCCACCGCCAGGACGTTACGAATCCCATCACTGGCTACGTAGGCTCGTCCAACCTGACCGCGCCGGGGCTTACCCACAATCTTGAACTCAACGTGGACGTCGTCGATAGCGCCGGGGCTAAAGACCTCGCCGACTGGTTTCAAGCGCGTTGGGAGGACAAATTCAGCCGACCTGTCACAGCAGAAATTCTTGACCTTCTGGACGAGTCATGGGCCACGGTCGAACCTCGGAAGCCCTATGAAATCTTCCTCAAAGTCTGTTACGACCTCTCCCGCGATGTCCGGGAGGGGCTCGCCGAGTACTCCGTTCCCTCGGAGATTGAGGAAAAACTCCTCGAGTACCAGGCGACCGCTGTCCGGACCCTCGCCCGCCGGATCATCACCCGCCGAGGAACTATGCTGGGCGACGTCGTCGGCCTTGGCAAGACACTAACCGGTATCGCCGTCGCGCTGATGCTGCGCGACGAGCACGGCTATATGCCGCTCATCATCTGCCCGCGGAACCTCGTGTCGATGTGGGAGCAACACCTTGAGGCGTACGACCTTCATGGTCGCGTTGTGCCGTACAGCATGGCTCACACCGTGCTTCCGGACCTACGCCGATACGCGTTCGTCATCGTCGATGAGTCCCACACGCTACGCAATGATTCCCGACAGGACTACCGCGCGATCCAGGACTACATCCAGCGCAACGACAGCCGCGTCCTACTCCTCACGGCGACCCCTTACAACCTCCGCTTCACAGACGTCGCCAACCAGCTAGCCCTCTACCTCGACGAGGACGAAGACCTCGGGATCTCGCCGACCAACGCACTCCGTCTCGACCCCAAGCTGTACGACAAAGTCGACGGCAAGATCACTACCCTCGCCGCATTCCGCCGCTCCGATGACCCGGACGACTGGAAACGACTTATGGGCGAGCATCTAGTCCGACGGACGCGGTCATTCATCAAAAACAACTACTCGTTGGAAGCGGAAGACGGCAGCAAGTACCTCGAGTTTTCCGACGGGACCAGATTTACGTTCCCCACCCGCCATGCCCGGCCCATCGAGCACTCCTTCGGCGTCGACGACCCGGCATCGATAATGGCCGACGACCACACACTCGACACGCTGAAAAATCTCGTGCTCCCTCGCTACGACATGGGCACTTTCCTCGCGAACGATGTCACTCTCAATGACCACGAAAAGGAGTACGTCGAAAACCTTACTCGCAGCCGCGGAAACGTCGCCGGCTTTGTGCGGACGACGTTCTACAAGCGGCTCTCCTCCTGCGGGCACTCCTTTATACTGTCGCTCCGCAGGCACATCGCCCGCAATGAACTTTTTGCGTATGCAATGGACCAGGGCCTCTCCATCCCTACTGGGACTATCGTCGACAACAACCTCCTTGATGACAATGACCCTACGGAATCCGAGTTGGACACCGCCGAGCACCTCGGGGACGACCCCAGCCGCAGGTACGAGGCCCTGACTGCGGCAAACCCTGGAGGCGTCTCCTGGGTTCGTCCAGAGCTTTTCACCCCTGCCCTCACAGATGCCTTGGTGGCCGACACTGAGGCGCTTCGGGGGCTTCTGGCGTCCTATGGAACATGGTCGCCGACTGTCGACTCGAAACTTGCGGCTCTAATAAAACTCGTGGGCGAGACACATCCGAGCGAGAAGATTCTGGTCTTCACTGAGTACAAGGACACCGCCAACTACATTGCCTCCGCGTTGCATGCAGAGGGTGTCCTGGCCGTCGGCGTCGCCTCGGGAGACAGCGACGACCCTACCGGCCTAGCTCGTAGATTCTCCCCAGCCTCGAACGCTCTCCCGAATATGGACATCGACTCCGGCGGCGGAGAACTGCGAGTACTCGTGTCGACCGACGTCCTCAGCGAGGGACAGAACCTCCAAGACGCCCATATCGTCGTAAATTACGACCTGCCCTGGGCGATCATCCGGCTCATCCAACGCGCCGGCCGCGTCGATCGAGTCGGACAAAAATCTGACCACGTCCTCATCTACTCGTTCTTCCATGAGTCGGTCGACGCTGTACTCTCCCTCCGGCAACGGATCGCCGACCGGCTTACCGCCAACGCCGAGGCGTTCGGATCAGACGAACAGTTCTTCGGCAGCAACGACGAAGTCAAAGCCATCACCGATCTCTATAACGGCACGGTCGAGGACACGGACTCTGCTGAGGACGTCGACGCCTCCAGCCTTGCCTACCAGTACTGGCGAAATGCTGAAGCTCTAGACGCTGAACTCACCGCCCGCGTGGCCGCGCTGCCGGACTTGGTCGACGCCACCAGGGCCAAACGCGCGACCGACACTCAAGACGGTCTGCTCTGTTACGTCAGGACTGAGGCAGGCACTGACGGCTTCGGCTGGATTTCACCAGGCGAGGCCCCTCGATTGTTTACGGGGCTGGAGGCGTTGCGAGCGTTCGAAGCAACGTCAGACGAACCCGGGCTGGAGCACCGACCGGACCATGAAGATCTCCTCGCGGAACTTGTCAAAGGGCCACTCGCCACACCAAGCGCAGCCGCTGGCCGTCTGCGAGGGGTGAGGCGAATGCTGTGGCGACGACTCGGAGAGACAATCTTGAGTTACGACGCGGACACCGACGCTGCGCTTGACGCGCTCTTCCAGCACGCTCTCACCAGCGAAGCAGACCGCCGCCTACGGAGAGCGCTGCGCAACGGCACAAGCGACGAGGATCTCGCGTCGCGAGTTGCCGCCCTGCATCGCGATGGTCGCCTCGTTATCGAATCGCGCGGCGGAAACGACCCAGTTCGAATCGTCAGCAGTATGGGAGTCCGCTCATGA
- a CDS encoding NYN domain-containing protein, with protein sequence MHVPSDLLAVLVDADNVPPSRIGAVLTEVARFGTASVKRVYGDWTMPQLTSWKAAASEHVIQPMQQFAHTKGKNSTDSALIIDAMDLLYTRRFHGFCIVSSDSDFTRLASRIREEGVTVYGFGERKTPEAFRNACDQFTYLDVLGATVTEAAPPAPTRTPPAKLRSDTKLVAGLRTSVVTASAEDGWANLATVGQLMRKRQPDFDSRNWGYAKLSDLVRATELFTIEAIPSGGIRLRDSRNSS encoded by the coding sequence ATGCACGTGCCTAGCGATCTGCTCGCTGTTCTCGTCGATGCTGACAACGTGCCGCCCTCGAGGATCGGCGCGGTGCTGACAGAGGTTGCCCGTTTCGGTACTGCGTCCGTGAAGAGGGTCTACGGCGACTGGACGATGCCGCAGTTGACCAGTTGGAAGGCCGCTGCGAGCGAGCACGTGATTCAGCCGATGCAGCAGTTCGCCCACACGAAGGGCAAGAACTCCACCGACAGCGCACTGATCATCGACGCGATGGACCTGCTCTACACGCGCCGGTTCCACGGGTTCTGCATCGTGTCCTCCGACAGTGATTTCACGCGGCTTGCATCGCGTATCCGCGAGGAGGGTGTCACCGTCTACGGTTTCGGTGAGCGCAAGACCCCCGAGGCCTTCCGCAACGCCTGCGATCAGTTCACTTACCTCGACGTCCTCGGAGCTACGGTGACGGAGGCCGCTCCCCCAGCTCCCACGCGCACTCCCCCGGCTAAGTTGCGAAGCGATACCAAGCTTGTTGCAGGCTTGCGGACCAGCGTCGTGACCGCTTCCGCAGAGGACGGTTGGGCGAATCTCGCGACGGTCGGCCAGCTCATGCGCAAACGCCAGCCAGACTTCGACTCCCGCAACTGGGGCTACGCGAAACTCTCAGACCTCGTCCGAGCGACAGAACTCTTTACGATCGAAGCCATACCCTCCGGCGGGATCCGACTCCGAGACTCACGCAATTCCTCCTGA
- a CDS encoding Lsr2 family protein has translation MAQKLSFVDDLDGTLIEDGGGTVRFSIDGANYEIDLSAENAAKLTEALKKYTDAGRRVRGGSNAPATAAKKSDPQRLKAIREWAGENGYEVSSRGRIPSEVVDAYDAAH, from the coding sequence ATGGCACAGAAACTTTCTTTTGTTGACGACCTCGACGGCACCTTGATCGAGGACGGCGGCGGAACCGTACGGTTCTCGATCGATGGCGCGAACTACGAGATCGACTTGTCCGCGGAGAACGCCGCGAAGCTGACCGAGGCGCTGAAGAAGTACACCGACGCTGGCCGCCGCGTCCGCGGCGGCAGCAACGCCCCCGCGACCGCCGCGAAGAAGAGCGACCCGCAGCGCCTGAAGGCGATCCGCGAGTGGGCGGGCGAGAACGGTTACGAGGTATCCAGCCGAGGCCGCATCCCCTCTGAGGTCGTCGACGCGTACGACGCCGCCCACTAG
- a CDS encoding relaxase/mobilization nuclease domain-containing protein — MIAKITRGSRPGDIAAYLHGPGKANEHQFTKDYMRQRGGVVIGGNLGREGETDGMRWAQDLRAAAHTREDITKPIWQVSLRCAPGDRKLSDQEWADAGQQFAEQMGYANNPWVMVRHGDDHVHIVASRVSETGEVWHARHDFRNAQRAATQLEKDYNLQQAPRQRAPQRERIPQQRQNERYRAQERALTEHRAEELRRALEIRARAMAGMMPIEEFAKTLKRPRTAEEREAEARNLAQHAREQADRDRDRNRDRGHGYDR, encoded by the coding sequence GTGATCGCGAAGATCACCCGCGGATCCCGTCCGGGCGATATCGCCGCGTATCTGCACGGGCCTGGTAAAGCGAACGAGCACCAGTTCACGAAGGATTACATGCGGCAGCGTGGCGGTGTCGTGATCGGTGGGAACCTGGGCCGTGAGGGGGAGACGGACGGAATGCGGTGGGCGCAAGATCTCCGCGCCGCCGCACACACCCGAGAGGACATTACAAAGCCGATCTGGCAGGTATCGCTACGATGCGCGCCCGGGGATCGGAAACTTTCGGATCAGGAGTGGGCCGACGCAGGGCAGCAGTTCGCGGAGCAGATGGGGTACGCGAACAACCCCTGGGTGATGGTTCGCCACGGCGACGACCACGTGCATATCGTCGCGAGTCGGGTGAGTGAGACGGGGGAGGTGTGGCATGCGCGACATGACTTCCGGAACGCGCAACGCGCAGCAACCCAGCTGGAGAAGGACTACAACCTGCAACAAGCGCCACGTCAACGGGCACCGCAACGAGAGCGCATTCCGCAGCAGCGGCAAAACGAGCGGTATCGCGCTCAAGAGCGGGCATTGACGGAACATCGCGCGGAAGAGCTCCGTCGTGCGTTGGAGATTCGCGCGCGCGCCATGGCCGGCATGATGCCGATCGAGGAGTTCGCGAAGACCTTGAAACGACCCCGCACTGCTGAGGAGCGGGAAGCGGAAGCACGCAACCTGGCGCAGCACGCCCGGGAACAAGCCGACCGAGACCGCGACAGAAATCGGGACCGAGGCCACGGCTACGACCGATGA
- the mobC gene encoding plasmid mobilization relaxosome protein MobC: MRLTPEEHAVWLAAAAADGRGQMGRWVRESITDHLNGRTGPKQIEGLQEIRSELSHAGSNLNQIAKALNIAQRGGGPPSAVKAVAEVIEATRVELARVRNRLQELE; this comes from the coding sequence GTGCGCCTCACTCCGGAGGAGCACGCGGTGTGGCTTGCTGCTGCGGCCGCGGATGGGCGCGGGCAGATGGGTCGGTGGGTGCGGGAGTCGATTACGGATCACCTCAACGGCCGAACGGGACCGAAACAGATCGAAGGCTTGCAAGAGATCCGGTCGGAGCTGTCGCATGCGGGATCGAATCTGAATCAGATCGCGAAAGCGTTGAATATCGCGCAACGCGGCGGCGGTCCGCCGTCGGCAGTGAAAGCGGTCGCAGAGGTTATTGAGGCGACGCGGGTGGAACTGGCGCGGGTGCGGAATCGCTTGCAGGAGTTGGAGTGA